The proteins below come from a single Chryseobacterium bernardetii genomic window:
- a CDS encoding OmpA family protein: MKNLKLGISALALTVASTVFAQTTNNPWLIGVGAHAENHVAARSTFGNTFSAKNLTKNLFNMNSYSITPPLSKLTVARNVGKGLVIDWQTSVGNVENKRFNMGKEFFLMTGLGFQAHGAGLLWNEESWFDPYLRVGANYLRHDYTGQSFPKNGLDANGNVLDYNVSNGDNGNENGKANHFTVATGAGANFWVTKNFGLGIQGDYVSTPGDKSTVANFWQASASILFRFGNRDRDKDGILDKDDLCPDTPGLPEFQGCPDTDGDGVPDKDDQCPDVAGPVENNGCPWPDTDGDGVIDKDDACPTVAGPAENKGCPWPDTDGDGILDKDDACPTVPGLPEYNGCPKPKDVIAKEATGALKDILFNFNKATIRPESNGKLDQAATIIKQSNDGTFLVTGHTDAKGAAAYNLKLSRERAAAVVAALESRGVSGTQLKSTGVGSRDAQVPAKASDAERMVDRKVVVEAVNGAAWDALKKSDLEVVEKKTVVKKAKKAPAKKKAAAKKKK; encoded by the coding sequence ATGAAAAATCTAAAATTAGGAATTTCAGCATTGGCGCTTACCGTTGCCTCTACTGTTTTCGCACAGACTACCAACAATCCGTGGTTAATCGGAGTTGGTGCTCACGCTGAAAACCACGTAGCAGCAAGATCTACATTCGGTAACACGTTCTCTGCGAAAAATTTAACAAAGAACCTGTTCAATATGAACAGCTATTCTATTACACCTCCATTATCTAAGTTAACAGTTGCTAGAAACGTAGGTAAAGGTTTGGTTATTGACTGGCAGACTTCTGTTGGAAATGTTGAAAACAAAAGATTCAACATGGGGAAAGAATTTTTCCTAATGACAGGTCTAGGTTTCCAGGCTCACGGTGCAGGTCTTTTATGGAACGAAGAATCTTGGTTCGATCCATATTTAAGAGTTGGTGCTAACTATCTAAGACATGACTATACAGGACAATCATTCCCTAAAAATGGTCTTGATGCTAATGGTAATGTATTAGACTATAATGTTTCAAACGGAGATAATGGTAACGAGAATGGTAAAGCTAATCACTTTACTGTAGCTACAGGTGCTGGTGCTAACTTCTGGGTAACTAAAAACTTCGGTCTAGGTATTCAAGGAGATTATGTATCTACTCCAGGTGATAAATCTACTGTTGCTAACTTCTGGCAAGCTTCTGCTTCCATCTTATTCAGATTCGGAAACAGAGATAGAGATAAAGATGGTATCCTAGATAAAGACGATCTTTGTCCAGATACTCCAGGTTTACCAGAATTCCAAGGATGTCCTGATACTGACGGTGACGGAGTTCCAGATAAAGACGATCAATGTCCAGATGTAGCTGGTCCAGTTGAAAACAACGGTTGTCCTTGGCCAGATACAGACGGTGACGGTGTAATCGATAAAGATGATGCTTGTCCTACTGTAGCAGGTCCTGCTGAAAACAAAGGTTGTCCTTGGCCAGATACAGACGGTGACGGTATCCTTGATAAAGATGATGCTTGTCCTACTGTTCCAGGTCTTCCAGAATACAACGGATGTCCTAAACCAAAAGACGTAATCGCTAAAGAAGCTACAGGAGCTCTTAAAGATATCTTGTTCAACTTCAACAAAGCGACTATCAGACCAGAATCTAATGGTAAATTAGATCAAGCTGCTACTATCATTAAGCAATCTAACGACGGAACGTTCTTAGTAACAGGTCACACAGATGCTAAAGGTGCTGCTGCTTACAACTTAAAACTTTCAAGAGAAAGAGCTGCTGCTGTAGTTGCTGCTCTTGAGTCTAGAGGTGTTAGCGGAACTCAATTGAAATCTACTGGTGTAGGTTCTAGAGATGCTCAAGTTCCTGCAAAAGCTTCTGATGCTGAAAGAATGGTTGACAGAAAAGTAGTTGT